A region from the Actinoplanes sp. OR16 genome encodes:
- a CDS encoding iron ABC transporter permease: MTVAGTRLSSRSAVLAGLLVLAVVAVLASLGLGAQSLHPAEVWQALVRPDSSDAAAVVRELRGPRTVLGVLCGAALGAAGALMQGHTRNPIADPGLLGVSAGASFAVVAAIAFLGVGDFHQYVWFAFAGALVASVVVVTLGAAGSSGPTPVTLALAGMALSAMLASFTSSILISDPETNAVFRFWVVGSLAGRDYATAWAVLPFIAAGLVVAAVNAPALNALGLGEDVARSLGQNVAAARTLGVAAIVLLAGAATAAVGPLAFAGLIAPHIARVLTGPDHRWLIPSAALLGVSLVLIADVAGRLIASPAELQTGIVLAFIGAPFFIWLVRRIRMVRI; encoded by the coding sequence ATGACGGTGGCCGGGACGCGGCTGTCGTCCCGGTCCGCCGTGCTGGCCGGGCTGCTCGTGCTCGCCGTCGTGGCGGTGCTCGCCAGCCTCGGCCTCGGCGCGCAGAGTCTGCACCCCGCCGAGGTGTGGCAGGCGCTCGTGCGGCCGGACTCCTCGGACGCGGCCGCCGTGGTCCGGGAGCTGCGCGGTCCGCGTACCGTGCTCGGGGTCCTCTGTGGCGCGGCGCTCGGGGCGGCCGGAGCGCTGATGCAGGGGCACACCCGCAACCCGATCGCCGATCCCGGGCTGCTCGGCGTCTCGGCGGGCGCCTCCTTCGCCGTGGTCGCGGCGATCGCGTTCCTCGGCGTCGGCGACTTCCACCAGTACGTCTGGTTCGCGTTCGCCGGCGCCCTGGTCGCCAGCGTGGTCGTCGTCACGCTCGGCGCGGCCGGCAGCAGCGGGCCCACCCCGGTCACCCTCGCCCTGGCCGGTATGGCGCTCAGCGCGATGCTCGCCTCGTTCACCTCGTCGATCCTGATCAGCGACCCGGAGACGAACGCGGTCTTCCGGTTCTGGGTGGTCGGGTCCCTCGCCGGGCGCGACTACGCGACGGCGTGGGCGGTGCTGCCGTTCATCGCCGCCGGGCTGGTCGTCGCCGCCGTGAACGCGCCGGCCCTCAACGCGCTCGGACTGGGCGAGGATGTCGCCCGGTCGCTCGGGCAGAACGTCGCTGCCGCCCGTACCCTCGGGGTGGCCGCCATCGTCCTCCTCGCCGGCGCGGCCACCGCGGCGGTGGGCCCGCTCGCGTTCGCCGGCCTGATCGCCCCGCACATCGCCCGGGTCCTGACCGGTCCTGATCACCGCTGGCTGATCCCGTCCGCGGCGTTGCTCGGGGTGAGCCTGGTGCTGATCGCCGACGTCGCCGGGCGGCTCATCGCCAGCCCCGCCGAACTGCAGACCGGGATCGTGCTGGCGTTCATCGGCGCGCCGTTCTTCATCTGGCTGGTCCGCCGGATCCGGATGGTGCGGATATGA
- a CDS encoding iron-siderophore ABC transporter substrate-binding protein, with amino-acid sequence MNRVLGSLVALTLTAGTLAACGSSSSDDDAAVAGSGAPAGAYPVSVTHKLGTTTVEKAPERVVALSDADVDAAVLLGVQPVGVYQTVAEGGINPWTKPKLTTEPKQLVQGENGVDPEEVAALNPDLVLAGGDYYIDNEYKALSPLVPTTAYETGPFEDPWQTTLRQAAKLLGKTGQGEQIITDVQAKVDGVTTQYPDLAGKTFTISQVYEAGTIGVLRSDADVTVKAFNDLGMKLAPAVAALPGDDFAVTLSLEKIATIDADVVLIYYTEPQLKAALEANTLFTNLPAVKRGSYIALESDAFMALRNPSPLSVPYFIDTTVPDVAKAAGA; translated from the coding sequence CGTCATCCTCCGATGACGACGCCGCGGTGGCCGGTTCCGGCGCCCCGGCCGGCGCCTACCCGGTCAGCGTCACCCACAAGCTCGGCACCACCACGGTGGAGAAGGCGCCGGAACGCGTCGTCGCGCTCTCCGACGCCGACGTCGACGCGGCGGTCCTGCTCGGCGTGCAGCCGGTCGGCGTCTACCAGACCGTCGCCGAGGGTGGCATCAACCCGTGGACCAAGCCCAAGCTCACCACCGAGCCCAAGCAACTGGTCCAGGGCGAGAACGGTGTGGATCCGGAGGAGGTGGCCGCGCTCAACCCGGACCTGGTCCTGGCCGGCGGCGACTACTACATCGACAACGAGTACAAGGCGCTCTCGCCGCTCGTGCCGACCACCGCCTACGAGACCGGGCCGTTCGAGGACCCGTGGCAGACCACCCTGCGCCAGGCGGCGAAGCTGCTCGGCAAGACCGGCCAGGGTGAGCAGATCATCACCGATGTGCAGGCGAAGGTGGACGGCGTCACGACGCAGTACCCGGACCTGGCAGGCAAGACCTTCACGATCTCTCAGGTGTACGAGGCGGGCACGATCGGTGTCCTCCGCTCCGACGCCGACGTGACCGTCAAGGCGTTCAACGACCTGGGCATGAAACTCGCCCCGGCCGTGGCGGCGCTGCCCGGCGACGACTTCGCCGTGACGCTCAGCCTCGAGAAGATCGCGACGATCGACGCCGACGTGGTGCTGATCTACTACACCGAGCCGCAGCTGAAGGCCGCTCTCGAAGCGAACACGCTGTTCACGAACCTGCCGGCGGTCAAGCGGGGCAGCTACATCGCCCTGGAGAGCGACGCGTTCATGGCGCTGCGCAACCCGAGCCCGCTGTCGGTGCCGTACTTCATCGACACCACGGTGCCGGACGTGGCGAAGGCGGCGGGCGCCTGA